One window from the genome of Roseisolibacter agri encodes:
- a CDS encoding FAD-binding oxidoreductase, which translates to MSAALVTDPAIRAGFAQDASGLHLVPDAVARPASAEEVVDVLRAAHAARTPVTAAGAQTSYVGGSIADRGVVLSLRALDRVVDLDPAARTMRVQPGALLGDVKRAAAAHGLLFAPDPTSEEESTLGGAIACDSSGARSLKYGATGPHLRALTVALADGRVIEVRRPAMEKNVAGYGPVHDMLDWFVGSEGTLGVVLEAELQLLALPTAVTGLGIPFRAAADALAFIAAARTARDAGAEGVNPRCLEYLDEKAFAIARDFVGGSWATDARAYVYTEEEAFGEAEPPLDAWLALAEAHGALTDDIQVFEGEATLRDARRMRHAVPATLNERAARYRAEGGRKVSTDWAVPYRRLHEALQAADAIAATFGVAPVATFGHAGNGHPHQHFLARDAHELETIERAVDATLRHVLSMGGTVAAEHGIGKLKRRWLPLQLSPAQLAVMRAVKRELDPLGLLAPGNVFE; encoded by the coding sequence GTGAGCGCGGCCCTCGTCACCGATCCCGCGATCCGCGCGGGCTTCGCGCAGGACGCGTCGGGGCTGCACCTGGTGCCCGACGCGGTGGCGCGCCCTGCGTCCGCCGAGGAGGTGGTGGACGTCCTGCGCGCGGCGCACGCGGCGCGCACGCCCGTCACCGCCGCCGGCGCGCAGACGAGCTACGTCGGCGGCTCGATCGCCGACCGCGGCGTCGTGCTGTCGCTGCGCGCGCTGGACCGCGTCGTCGACCTCGACCCGGCCGCGCGCACGATGCGCGTGCAGCCCGGCGCGCTGCTGGGCGACGTGAAGCGCGCGGCCGCGGCGCACGGCCTCCTCTTCGCCCCCGATCCCACGAGCGAGGAGGAGTCCACGCTCGGCGGCGCGATCGCGTGCGACTCCAGCGGCGCGCGGTCGCTCAAGTACGGCGCGACGGGGCCGCACCTGCGCGCGCTCACCGTGGCGCTCGCGGACGGCCGCGTGATCGAGGTGCGGCGCCCCGCGATGGAGAAGAACGTCGCCGGCTACGGTCCCGTGCACGACATGCTCGACTGGTTCGTCGGCAGCGAGGGCACGCTCGGCGTCGTGCTGGAGGCCGAGCTGCAGCTGCTGGCACTGCCGACCGCGGTGACGGGGCTCGGCATCCCGTTCCGCGCGGCGGCGGACGCGCTGGCGTTCATCGCCGCGGCGCGCACGGCGCGCGACGCCGGAGCGGAAGGCGTGAACCCGCGCTGCCTCGAGTACCTGGACGAGAAGGCGTTCGCGATCGCGCGCGACTTCGTCGGTGGCTCGTGGGCGACCGACGCGCGCGCGTACGTCTACACGGAGGAGGAGGCGTTCGGCGAGGCCGAGCCGCCGCTCGATGCGTGGCTGGCGCTCGCCGAGGCGCATGGCGCGCTGACCGACGACATCCAGGTGTTCGAGGGCGAGGCCACGCTGCGCGACGCGCGGCGCATGCGGCACGCGGTTCCCGCGACGCTCAACGAGCGCGCCGCGCGCTACCGCGCCGAGGGTGGGCGCAAGGTCTCGACCGACTGGGCGGTGCCGTACCGCCGCCTGCACGAGGCGCTGCAGGCCGCCGACGCGATCGCCGCGACGTTCGGCGTGGCGCCCGTGGCGACCTTCGGCCACGCGGGCAACGGCCATCCGCACCAGCACTTCCTCGCCCGCGACGCCCACGAGCTGGAGACCATCGAGCGCGCCGTGGACGCGACGCTGCGCCACGTGCTGTCGATGGGCGGCACCGTCGCGGCGGAGCACGGGATCGGGAAGCTCAAGCGCCGTTGGCTGCCGCTACAGCTCTCGCCCGCGCAGCTCGCCGTCATGCGGGCGGTGAAGCGCGAGCTGGATCCGCTCGGGCTCCTCGCGCCAGGGAACGTCTTCGAATGA
- a CDS encoding HAD-IB family phosphatase — MTRFRSVFLDVDSTLCGVEGIDFLAQRRGPDVAARVAEATDRAMRGEIALDAVYGERIALVRPGREDLIALARAYADALAPDAVEAIAFLRRVGVHVALVSGGIRQAILPVARELGFALDDVHAVDVVLDGGGSYWSYDAGSPLTRQDGKRDVVAAALAGGVARPALAVGDGSTDVAMRDACDALAAFTGFARRDVVVRAADHEVASFEDLVALIMDEETTA, encoded by the coding sequence ATGACCCGATTCAGGTCCGTCTTTCTCGACGTCGACTCGACGCTCTGCGGCGTCGAGGGCATCGACTTCCTCGCGCAGCGCCGCGGCCCCGACGTGGCGGCGCGCGTCGCCGAGGCGACCGATCGGGCGATGCGCGGCGAGATCGCGCTCGACGCCGTCTACGGCGAGCGCATCGCGCTCGTGCGTCCCGGCCGTGAGGACCTGATCGCGCTCGCGCGCGCGTACGCCGACGCGCTGGCGCCCGACGCCGTCGAGGCGATCGCCTTCCTGCGCCGCGTGGGCGTGCACGTGGCGCTGGTGAGCGGCGGCATCCGGCAGGCGATCCTTCCCGTGGCGCGCGAGCTGGGCTTCGCGCTCGACGACGTGCACGCCGTGGACGTCGTGCTCGACGGCGGCGGCAGCTACTGGTCGTACGACGCGGGCTCGCCGCTGACGCGGCAGGACGGCAAGCGCGACGTCGTCGCCGCGGCGCTCGCCGGTGGCGTCGCCCGCCCCGCGCTCGCCGTCGGCGACGGCTCCACCGACGTCGCCATGCGCGACGCGTGCGACGCGCTCGCCGCATTCACCGGATTCGCGCGCCGCGACGTCGTCGTGCGCGCCGCCGACCACGAGGTGGCCTCGTTCGAGGACCTCGTCGCGCTCATCATGGACGAGGAGACCACCGCATGA
- the serA gene encoding phosphoglycerate dehydrogenase: MTDDIDRDGIALLEAEPALRVDEVPTLPVPALMERIGDYDAIIGRSATRISAELLRHAPRLRVVGRAGVGVDNVAMDVATELGVAVINAPAGNTVAVAELFFGTVLGLLRQLPRAWETMREGKWDRASLMGAELKGRTLGIVGLGRIGGEVATRAHAFGMELVAFDPYVADARFAALRVRRAPTLDALLDDADILTVHTPLNDETTGLIGRRELARLRAGAIVANLARGGIVDDVALQAALESGHLKGAVLDVYAREPLSPDHPLRQAPNVVLTPHIGANTAEAQRNVAVDVCAAVRDALLRGELSRSMNVAAVAGEWKELQPAMLVARRAAAVARAILADMGVRAVQRLTVRCGSAIAGGRELLLSAAALGAVEGVIEHDRLNLINARALAEGRGLELTAGESGMLPPNALEVSLRGAMQELTVAGNAPADGGPRLTRIGAFHVDVNPRQTLIVLTNRDVPGVIGRVGTLLGDAQVNIAEYHQARMAQGGEALAVISVDGHVDASVRQRLCELPDVQGASVVQFRGA; encoded by the coding sequence GTGACAGACGACATCGACCGCGACGGCATCGCGCTCCTCGAGGCCGAGCCCGCGCTCCGCGTGGACGAGGTGCCGACGCTCCCGGTGCCGGCGCTGATGGAGCGCATCGGCGACTACGACGCGATCATCGGCCGCAGCGCCACGCGCATCTCGGCCGAGCTGCTGCGGCACGCGCCGCGGCTGCGGGTGGTGGGGCGCGCGGGCGTCGGCGTCGACAACGTCGCCATGGACGTCGCCACGGAGCTCGGCGTCGCGGTCATCAACGCACCCGCGGGCAACACCGTCGCCGTCGCGGAGCTGTTCTTCGGCACCGTGCTCGGGCTGCTGCGGCAGCTGCCGCGCGCCTGGGAGACGATGCGCGAGGGGAAGTGGGACCGCGCGTCGCTCATGGGCGCGGAGCTCAAGGGGCGCACGCTCGGCATCGTGGGGCTGGGGCGGATCGGCGGCGAGGTGGCCACGCGCGCGCACGCGTTCGGGATGGAGCTCGTCGCGTTCGACCCGTACGTCGCCGACGCGCGCTTCGCGGCGCTGCGCGTGCGGCGCGCGCCCACGCTCGACGCGCTGCTGGACGACGCCGACATCCTCACCGTCCACACGCCGCTGAACGACGAGACGACGGGGCTCATCGGCCGTCGCGAGCTGGCGCGGCTGCGCGCGGGCGCGATCGTCGCCAACCTGGCGCGCGGCGGCATCGTCGACGACGTGGCGCTGCAGGCCGCGCTGGAGAGCGGGCACCTGAAGGGCGCGGTGCTCGACGTCTACGCACGCGAGCCGCTGTCGCCCGACCATCCGCTGCGCCAGGCGCCCAACGTCGTGCTGACGCCGCACATCGGCGCCAACACGGCGGAGGCCCAGCGCAACGTCGCGGTGGACGTGTGCGCGGCGGTGCGCGACGCGCTGCTGCGCGGCGAGCTGTCGCGCTCGATGAACGTCGCCGCCGTCGCCGGCGAGTGGAAGGAGCTGCAGCCCGCGATGCTCGTCGCGCGCCGCGCCGCCGCCGTCGCGCGCGCCATCCTCGCCGACATGGGCGTGCGCGCGGTGCAGCGGCTCACCGTGCGCTGCGGCAGCGCGATCGCGGGCGGCCGCGAGCTGCTGCTGAGCGCCGCGGCGCTGGGCGCGGTCGAGGGCGTGATCGAGCACGACCGCCTGAACCTCATCAACGCGCGCGCGCTGGCCGAGGGGCGCGGGCTGGAGCTGACCGCGGGCGAGAGCGGCATGCTGCCGCCGAACGCGCTCGAGGTGTCGCTGCGCGGCGCGATGCAGGAGCTCACCGTCGCGGGCAACGCGCCCGCCGACGGCGGCCCGCGCCTCACGCGAATCGGCGCCTTCCACGTCGACGTGAACCCGCGCCAGACGCTCATCGTGCTCACCAACCGCGACGTGCCCGGCGTCATCGGGCGCGTCGGCACGCTGCTGGGCGACGCGCAGGTGAACATCGCCGAATACCACCAGGCGCGCATGGCGCAGGGCGGCGAGGCGCTGGCCGTGATCTCCGTGGACGGGCACGTGGACGCGAGCGTGCGGCAGCGGCTGTGCGAGCTGCCCGACGTGCAGGGCGCGTCGGTCGTGCAGTTCCGCGGCGCGTGA
- a CDS encoding WD40/YVTN/BNR-like repeat-containing protein — MRAPRLAPALAGLALAGVPSLGAQPVTKDAPATRATSTSATSGAPRSAAMIDSAMLGALRWRPIGPANMGGRVADVEGIPSPSKTFYVAAAGGGIWKTTNNGTTFRPIFDDQRCISMGDLAIAPSDTNVIYAGTGEPNSRNSISPGCGIFKSTNGGRSWTFIGLPKSEHIGRIVVDPRDANVAYVAALGPAWRSGGERGLYKTTDGGATWTLAKSVGEKAGFVDVELDPSNPDVVWAASYERVRGPYFLQSGGPGSGLWKSTDAGKSWTAVKGGGLPTSMLGRIEIAIAASDPKTMYLMVEADTMPNAEKGKKAQTKPSGLYRSQDGGATWERTNNENVRPFYYSQVRVDPKNPSRVYWSSTPVKVSDEGGKNARNATVGIHVDHHAMWIDPVDPQRMIVGNDGGVAISYDRGGSYNFLNHIPIGQFYNISYDMATPYRVCGGLQDNGSWCGPSRRRNGPVTNAMWATVAGGDGFVTAQDPTDQNTVYAESQGGNMSRVDLLTGERTALVKPQWRSRYMQWEDSILTERPDTTQPLTADQRRRLADFRARQRADSADLDIRWNWNTPFFLSWHNPRVFYTGANRVLKSTDRGNNLYFISPDLTTKDAEKIRVSTRTTGGITVDATGAETFSTIVSLNESPVQAGRLYAGTDDGKVWLTRNDGATWDDLTGRFPGVPAGTYVSRIEPSWKDTAVFYVTFDNHRRGDFTPYVYMTRDGGRSFRSIAANLPTGGPNFVHVIREDPVNPDLLYLGTDVGVYTSLDRGGSWQPFMTGLPTVPVHDLRIHPRERELIAGTHGRAIWIVDVAPLQEMSTATLAKATHVFAPKTAFQYGEVPMEGQSAGHQYWAAPSPAYGALVSYRIAPGANVSGPVRVAILGPMGDTLRAFPNAPSTPGVHTLLWDMRGRPAARTLSPAERRDSIDQARRAIAVVDSLVNEKIVPAQMAGQIKDALNGGPQALQQLAARFGAGGGGGGGGFGGGGGAGARGTIQPVGYPRWTERPGETTGGGGAGARGEGASEAAGEGGAPAGGMDQGAMSQVFQAIQAASRGRGQGGFGGRGGGAPLVPTGTYQVAVTINGQTTKVPLRVERVSGTDASGPAFEEEDEEGHEP; from the coding sequence ATGCGAGCACCCCGCCTCGCTCCCGCGCTCGCCGGCCTCGCGCTGGCGGGCGTCCCTTCCCTTGGCGCCCAACCGGTCACCAAGGACGCCCCGGCGACGCGCGCGACGTCGACCAGCGCGACGTCCGGCGCGCCCCGCAGCGCCGCCATGATCGACTCGGCGATGCTCGGCGCGCTGCGCTGGCGCCCGATCGGCCCCGCCAACATGGGCGGCCGCGTCGCCGACGTGGAGGGCATCCCGTCGCCCTCCAAGACGTTCTACGTCGCGGCGGCCGGCGGCGGCATCTGGAAGACGACGAACAACGGCACGACGTTCCGGCCGATCTTCGACGACCAGCGGTGCATCTCGATGGGCGATCTCGCGATCGCGCCGAGCGACACCAACGTGATCTACGCCGGCACGGGCGAGCCCAACTCGCGCAACTCGATCTCGCCGGGCTGCGGCATCTTCAAGTCGACCAACGGCGGCCGCAGCTGGACGTTCATCGGGCTGCCGAAGTCCGAGCACATCGGGCGCATCGTCGTCGACCCGCGCGACGCCAACGTCGCCTACGTCGCGGCGCTCGGCCCGGCGTGGCGCAGCGGCGGCGAGCGTGGCCTGTACAAGACGACCGACGGCGGCGCGACGTGGACGCTCGCCAAGAGCGTCGGCGAGAAGGCCGGCTTCGTGGACGTCGAGCTCGACCCGTCGAATCCCGACGTGGTGTGGGCGGCGAGCTACGAGCGCGTGCGCGGCCCGTACTTCCTGCAGTCGGGCGGCCCGGGCTCGGGCCTCTGGAAGTCGACCGACGCCGGCAAGTCGTGGACGGCGGTGAAGGGCGGCGGGCTGCCGACGAGCATGCTCGGACGCATCGAGATCGCCATCGCGGCGAGCGATCCGAAGACCATGTACCTCATGGTCGAGGCGGACACGATGCCGAACGCCGAGAAGGGGAAGAAGGCGCAGACGAAGCCGAGCGGACTGTATCGCTCGCAGGACGGCGGCGCGACGTGGGAGCGCACGAACAACGAGAACGTGCGCCCCTTCTACTACTCGCAGGTGCGCGTCGACCCGAAGAACCCGAGCCGCGTCTACTGGTCGTCGACGCCGGTGAAGGTCTCCGACGAGGGCGGCAAGAACGCGCGCAACGCGACGGTCGGCATCCACGTCGACCATCACGCGATGTGGATCGATCCCGTGGACCCGCAGCGCATGATCGTCGGCAACGACGGCGGCGTCGCGATCAGCTACGACCGGGGCGGAAGCTACAACTTCCTGAACCACATCCCGATCGGGCAGTTCTACAACATCAGCTACGACATGGCCACGCCGTACCGCGTGTGCGGCGGCCTGCAGGACAACGGCTCGTGGTGCGGCCCGTCGCGGCGCCGCAACGGCCCGGTGACGAACGCGATGTGGGCGACGGTCGCCGGCGGCGACGGCTTCGTCACCGCGCAGGACCCGACCGACCAGAACACCGTGTACGCGGAGTCGCAGGGCGGCAACATGTCGCGCGTCGACCTGCTGACCGGTGAGCGCACCGCGCTCGTGAAGCCGCAGTGGCGCAGCCGCTACATGCAGTGGGAGGACTCGATCCTCACCGAGCGGCCGGACACGACGCAGCCGCTGACGGCGGACCAGCGCCGCCGCCTCGCCGACTTCCGCGCGCGCCAGCGCGCCGACTCGGCGGACCTCGACATCCGGTGGAACTGGAACACGCCGTTCTTCCTGTCGTGGCACAACCCGCGGGTGTTCTACACGGGCGCCAACCGCGTGCTGAAGAGCACGGACCGCGGCAACAACCTGTACTTCATCTCGCCCGACCTGACGACGAAGGACGCGGAGAAGATCCGCGTCTCGACGCGCACGACGGGCGGCATCACGGTCGACGCGACGGGCGCCGAGACGTTCAGCACGATCGTGTCGCTGAACGAGTCGCCGGTGCAGGCGGGCCGCCTGTACGCGGGCACCGACGACGGGAAGGTCTGGCTGACGCGCAACGACGGCGCGACGTGGGACGACCTCACGGGCCGCTTCCCGGGCGTGCCGGCGGGCACGTACGTCAGCCGCATCGAGCCGAGCTGGAAGGACACGGCGGTCTTCTACGTGACGTTCGACAACCACCGCCGCGGCGACTTCACGCCGTACGTCTACATGACGCGCGACGGCGGCCGCAGCTTCCGCTCGATCGCCGCGAACCTGCCGACGGGCGGGCCGAACTTCGTGCACGTGATCCGCGAGGATCCGGTGAACCCGGACCTGCTGTACCTCGGCACGGACGTCGGCGTGTACACGTCGCTCGACCGCGGCGGCAGCTGGCAGCCGTTCATGACCGGGCTGCCGACGGTGCCGGTGCACGACCTGCGCATCCACCCGCGCGAGCGCGAGCTGATCGCGGGCACGCACGGGCGCGCGATCTGGATCGTGGACGTGGCGCCGCTGCAGGAGATGAGCACGGCGACGCTGGCGAAGGCGACGCACGTGTTCGCGCCGAAGACGGCGTTCCAGTACGGCGAGGTGCCGATGGAGGGCCAGAGCGCGGGCCACCAGTACTGGGCCGCGCCGAGCCCGGCGTACGGCGCGCTGGTGTCGTACCGCATCGCCCCGGGCGCGAACGTCAGCGGTCCGGTGCGCGTCGCGATCCTCGGCCCGATGGGCGACACGCTGCGCGCGTTCCCGAACGCGCCCAGCACGCCGGGCGTGCACACGCTGCTGTGGGACATGCGCGGCCGTCCGGCGGCGCGCACGCTGTCGCCGGCCGAGCGCCGCGACTCGATCGACCAAGCGCGCCGCGCGATCGCGGTGGTGGACTCGCTGGTGAACGAGAAGATCGTCCCGGCGCAGATGGCCGGGCAGATCAAGGACGCGCTGAACGGCGGCCCGCAGGCGCTGCAGCAGCTGGCGGCGCGGTTCGGCGCGGGCGGCGGCGGTGGCGGCGGCGGCTTCGGCGGCGGTGGTGGCGCGGGCGCCCGCGGGACGATCCAGCCGGTGGGCTATCCGCGCTGGACGGAGCGTCCGGGCGAGACCACGGGCGGCGGCGGCGCGGGCGCGCGCGGCGAGGGCGCGTCCGAGGCGGCGGGTGAGGGTGGCGCGCCGGCCGGCGGCATGGACCAGGGCGCGATGTCGCAGGTGTTCCAGGCCATCCAGGCGGCCTCGCGCGGCCGCGGCCAGGGCGGCTTCGGCGGCCGTGGCGGCGGCGCGCCGCTCGTCCCGACCGGGACGTACCAGGTCGCCGTGACGATCAACGGCCAGACGACGAAGGTGCCGCTGCGCGTCGAGCGCGTGAGCGGGACCGACGCGTCGGGTCCGGCGTTCGAGGAGGAGGACGAGGAGGGGCACGAGCCCTGA
- a CDS encoding pyridoxal-phosphate-dependent aminotransferase family protein, translating to MTTTTMPDTTFGTFFLPGPTEVRPEVLQAMTRPMIAHRGREFEAMFARIQEGLREVFGTARPVFVSSSSATGLMEAAVRGVPQGPILSVVNGAFSERFAQIVRQTDRELDVLDVEPGQVATPDEVAARLRARRYTAMTVVHSETSTGALHDVRAIRAVAAEAGVPCLVDSVTGVGGAELRFDDWSLDLALTGSQKALAMPPGLAFAVASEGYMANVTRASARGLYFDLAEFEEYVKKNQTPNTPATSLLYAAEVQLAHLRAETMPARWARHAAMAAQTHRWVDERAARFGIGILAPAGHRSPTVTAVTVPDGITGDDIVRAVKARGFTLGSGYGTVKTRTFRVGHMGDHTPDRLAACLDATEDALAELLGR from the coding sequence ATGACGACCACCACGATGCCCGACACCACCTTCGGCACCTTCTTCCTCCCCGGCCCCACCGAGGTGCGGCCCGAGGTGCTGCAGGCGATGACGCGGCCGATGATCGCGCACCGCGGCCGCGAGTTCGAGGCGATGTTCGCGCGCATCCAGGAGGGGCTGCGCGAGGTGTTCGGCACCGCGCGTCCCGTGTTCGTCAGCTCGTCGTCGGCGACGGGGCTGATGGAGGCCGCGGTGCGCGGCGTGCCGCAGGGGCCGATCCTCTCGGTGGTCAACGGCGCCTTCAGCGAGCGCTTCGCGCAGATCGTGCGGCAGACCGACCGCGAGCTCGACGTCCTCGACGTCGAGCCGGGCCAGGTCGCGACGCCCGACGAGGTGGCCGCGCGGCTGCGCGCGCGCCGCTACACCGCGATGACGGTCGTGCACTCGGAGACGTCCACCGGCGCGCTGCACGACGTGCGCGCGATCCGCGCCGTCGCCGCCGAGGCGGGCGTGCCGTGCCTGGTGGACAGCGTCACCGGCGTCGGCGGCGCGGAGCTGCGCTTCGACGACTGGTCGCTGGACCTCGCGCTCACCGGCTCGCAGAAGGCGCTGGCGATGCCGCCGGGGCTCGCGTTCGCGGTCGCGTCGGAGGGCTACATGGCGAACGTGACGCGGGCGTCGGCGCGCGGGCTCTACTTCGACCTCGCCGAGTTCGAGGAGTACGTGAAGAAGAACCAGACGCCCAACACGCCCGCGACCTCGCTGCTCTACGCGGCGGAGGTGCAGCTCGCGCACCTGCGGGCGGAGACGATGCCCGCGCGCTGGGCGCGCCACGCGGCGATGGCCGCGCAGACGCACCGCTGGGTGGACGAGCGCGCGGCGCGCTTCGGGATCGGGATCCTCGCGCCCGCGGGCCATCGCTCGCCGACGGTGACCGCGGTGACGGTGCCGGACGGCATCACCGGCGACGACATCGTGCGCGCCGTGAAGGCGCGCGGCTTCACCCTCGGCAGCGGCTACGGCACGGTGAAGACGCGCACCTTCCGCG
- a CDS encoding PPK2 family polyphosphate kinase: MHLDPIAHNARVRLPDKLAHPPRGVPEGLELEEATARALDRVGDLQQRLYADGRYGMLVVLQGRDASGKDGTIRKVFGACSPLGLHIAAFGVPSTIERGHDFLWRVHQQVPGLRYLGVFNRSHYEDVLVARVRGLVPKKVWKARYDQINAFEATLTAAGISVLKFFLHVSREEQGRRLLERLDEPEKRWKFDPGDLDDRDRWDDYTEAYEDALSRCSTPDAPWFLVPADDKRVRDYLIARTLQRALKGLDLRYPEPDYDVAECRARLLAGKGAPPEPADVAP, encoded by the coding sequence ATGCACCTCGACCCGATCGCGCACAACGCCCGCGTGCGCCTTCCCGACAAGCTGGCCCACCCGCCGCGCGGCGTGCCCGAGGGCCTGGAGCTGGAGGAGGCGACCGCGCGCGCCCTCGACCGCGTGGGCGACCTGCAGCAGCGGCTGTACGCCGACGGCCGGTACGGCATGCTGGTCGTGCTGCAGGGGCGCGACGCCTCCGGGAAGGACGGCACGATCCGCAAGGTCTTCGGCGCGTGCAGCCCGCTCGGCCTCCACATCGCGGCGTTCGGCGTGCCGAGCACCATCGAGCGAGGCCACGACTTCCTGTGGCGCGTGCACCAGCAGGTGCCCGGGCTGCGCTACCTGGGTGTCTTCAACCGCTCGCACTACGAGGACGTGCTGGTGGCGCGCGTGCGCGGGCTCGTGCCGAAGAAGGTGTGGAAGGCGCGCTACGACCAGATCAACGCGTTCGAGGCGACGCTCACGGCCGCGGGCATCTCGGTGCTCAAGTTCTTCCTGCACGTCTCACGCGAGGAGCAGGGGCGACGGCTGCTGGAGCGGCTGGACGAGCCCGAGAAGCGGTGGAAGTTCGATCCCGGAGACCTGGACGACCGCGATCGCTGGGACGACTACACCGAGGCCTACGAGGACGCGCTGTCGCGCTGCAGCACGCCCGACGCGCCCTGGTTCCTCGTGCCCGCCGACGACAAGCGGGTCCGCGACTACCTGATCGCGCGCACGCTGCAGCGCGCGCTGAAGGGGCTCGACCTGCGCTACCCCGAGCCCGACTACGACGTCGCCGAGTGCCGCGCGCGGCTGCTCGCCGGCAAGGGCGCGCCCCCCGAGCCGGCCGACGTGGCGCCCTGA
- the aceK gene encoding bifunctional isocitrate dehydrogenase kinase/phosphatase — protein sequence MSIRSSTALALARLVRAAYDAWSQDFRWSTRRAGVRFATRDWSGAQADAEARLALWYRWIDQAAADARRMLGAGKGDRALWRAVRDAYAAEVAGRPDQDVAESFYNSLARRGLPTVGLDAELHFVRGAAAGPTAEEIAAVARRLPVEDGPAAVADAILARWAGPAPLEGPAGPRWADHARDVRRLADALDARAHEVLGGWPDAGEIVAEPFFRGHGAYLVGRLSRGGTTCPLIVALRHPPEGVAADAVLCTEDEASIVFGFAWSYFHVETDRPRALVAFLTSVLPRKRVDELYTAIGYHRHAKTELFRTLRSHLARRRARFARAEGVQGLVMEVFTLPSLDVVFKLIRDRFGAPKRTTRREVMERYHFVFVRDRVGRLADAQEFEGLVFRRRTFPEPLLAELLEAAPSVLRVEGEGDGERVLLRHCYTERRLIPLDVYVRTAPIDAAAAAALDYGQAIRELALAGIFAGDLLLKNFGVSRHGRVIFYDYDELADLQECRFLPLPDDDGWGGETPAVGEHDVFPEEFARFTLPTGPLRDAFLSRHADLLDPGWWEATQARLRQGELVETLPYRDERRLGPSALGS from the coding sequence GTGTCGATCAGATCGTCCACCGCGCTCGCCCTCGCCCGCCTCGTTCGCGCCGCGTACGACGCCTGGTCGCAGGACTTCCGGTGGTCCACCCGCCGGGCCGGCGTCCGGTTCGCGACGCGCGACTGGAGCGGGGCGCAGGCCGACGCCGAGGCGCGACTCGCCCTGTGGTACCGGTGGATCGACCAGGCGGCGGCCGACGCGCGCCGCATGCTCGGCGCGGGGAAGGGGGACCGGGCGCTCTGGCGGGCGGTGCGCGACGCCTACGCCGCGGAGGTCGCGGGGCGCCCCGACCAGGACGTCGCCGAGTCGTTCTACAACTCGCTGGCGCGCCGCGGGCTGCCGACGGTGGGCCTGGACGCGGAGCTGCACTTCGTGCGCGGGGCGGCGGCCGGGCCGACGGCGGAGGAGATCGCGGCGGTCGCGCGGCGGCTGCCGGTCGAGGACGGGCCGGCGGCGGTGGCGGACGCGATCCTCGCGCGGTGGGCCGGCCCGGCGCCGCTGGAGGGGCCGGCGGGGCCGCGGTGGGCGGACCACGCGCGCGACGTGCGCCGCCTCGCCGACGCGCTCGACGCGCGGGCGCATGAAGTGCTCGGTGGCTGGCCCGACGCTGGCGAGATCGTGGCGGAGCCGTTCTTCCGCGGGCACGGGGCCTACCTCGTCGGCCGGCTGTCGCGCGGCGGCACGACCTGCCCGCTGATCGTCGCGCTGCGGCACCCGCCCGAGGGCGTGGCGGCCGACGCGGTGCTCTGCACGGAGGACGAGGCGTCGATCGTCTTCGGCTTCGCGTGGTCGTACTTCCACGTCGAGACCGACCGGCCGCGCGCGCTGGTCGCCTTCCTCACGTCGGTGCTGCCGCGCAAGCGCGTGGACGAGCTGTACACCGCGATCGGCTACCACCGCCACGCCAAGACGGAGCTGTTCCGGACGCTCCGGTCGCACCTGGCGCGGCGCCGGGCCCGCTTCGCCCGCGCGGAGGGAGTGCAGGGGCTCGTGATGGAGGTCTTCACCCTCCCGTCGCTGGACGTCGTCTTCAAGCTGATCCGCGACCGCTTCGGCGCGCCCAAGCGCACCACCCGGCGCGAGGTCATGGAGCGCTACCACTTCGTCTTCGTGCGCGACCGCGTGGGGCGGCTGGCCGACGCGCAGGAGTTCGAGGGGCTCGTCTTCCGGCGGCGCACCTTCCCCGAGCCGCTGCTGGCCGAGCTGCTGGAGGCGGCGCCCAGCGTGCTGCGGGTGGAGGGGGAGGGGGACGGGGAGCGCGTGCTCCTGCGGCACTGCTACACGGAGCGGCGGCTGATCCCGCTCGACGTGTACGTCCGCACCGCGCCGATCGACGCGGCCGCCGCGGCGGCGCTCGACTACGGGCAGGCGATCCGCGAGCTGGCGCTGGCGGGCATCTTCGCCGGCGACCTGCTGCTCAAGAACTTCGGGGTCAGCCGCCACGGCCGCGTCATCTTCTACGACTACGACGAGCTGGCCGACCTGCAGGAGTGCCGCTTCCTCCCGCTGCCGGACGACGACGGCTGGGGCGGCGAGACGCCCGCGGTGGGCGAGCACGACGTCTTCCCGGAGGAGTTCGCGCGCTTCACGCTGCCGACCGGCCCGCTGCGCGACGCCTTCCTCTCGCGCCACGCCGACCTGCTCGACCCCGGCTGGTGGGAGGCGACGCAGGCGCGGCTGCGCCAGGGCGAGCTGGTGGAGACGCTCCCGTATCGAGACGAGCGGCGGCTGGGCCCAAGCGCGCTCGGGTCCTGA